One Streptomyces fagopyri DNA window includes the following coding sequences:
- a CDS encoding caspase family protein, producing MVGEYRALLIGVHQYCEDSDFGLLKGPPNDLREMDRVLRDPVSGLFTVKGRLLNPKTGDLRIGVQKFLDGASRDDHLLLYYSGHGETSSRKRQLCLTSAESSRATLDSSGLSFDECYEWITDSPARSVTVILDCCRSGVAVKSGGPDFGEVEALFSGEEEPQSKTVKVLAAGTGYQTTADADSDDGTSPFTARLIAALTDSAQADELGLVSFDSVVAAMKATQNDSTPRLQAWGTHQDGGGPYLAQRAGHARHAMEQAGLKEMAFSRRGGAEYDGRTVHVRVAQVERIAMQLADRSPTTMFVSGPLGTGKTWILCDVIDRLTDEDWEIRTFLPSREPEDAHKLLTALRTYAAQLRASTDKLCLVVIDGIEWSDIWAEFVIGLQDLTERDDLGVGVLASLEIQRGQIQPDHEHKSWQVSGDRLVQPVVARSATEFIAEVLSAAWNPHVADWSADRLNRARNSLQELIGTDLWAATRLGPLWHASDAEEQVIRAVWEERLGPVSPAQSAALRKVAALGRFNLWCPLADALNAGDALVRLGPEFSERNEAVRLNSGFLCRAILARRESGGRVSYSYERRAADPVARQVITQHLSAMLLASHRQKDVITTLSRLRYDRRVFTDVVRKLSQGSARRPSAWDTWAEGWEDLAPVVHILSYLRTALPPAQAGELGDRLCQHVVDQAHDDLPLPVVVAALELLRDINRGRRRPAAFTEARDRLTDIAERQLAEHRWPAALRRRLLRLLRQMKWLTEENIERVGPLLLRPASPSVPEDLKIVFDFVRTVSRGRTTDALRAALATWDVVTEDLVRAPEEGNKPSGPERLAVRGILARYVYDDEFADDLLRQLMVALRKATAWQLNETLVASARLDKRFAADIVGRLDVDTWSTGVYRNAPPIAVAKLLSTLGNIRADIAVRTLYRADGTADTALADELAAPMRDDGDAVSASMLLKAAVRCEEQRGLLEGGFAQYLSHALGADFLADTLAHNTRLTIVNHLVEGYAKARTPLIESVRDEALCVVEDQIEHSGSEVGPRLALILSDEDALGQSFVTELITRGVIRRSTILARMLHIHNPGALAAFHELGVALFPGIETDFVNGVEASGHSWTQTRMFDNLADEGNVILALRAARSVAATLVLSGRHDAGGVILDAYQRAYQTGHPGQEWSRRVLEADDIELAEGIRLLRSLRAADARRVTEENLFRLSQAVRRSSPRVLADLLAAVAEVSSEAGERLLAMCQEAELLNDAFDDLIVDGDLFSQAASLYGLTTVEDRLYTRVVPTEMAERFHQDWTLQIQVINNPGLVQTLMRVAGNSGPGAALSVVRVVNIGSLRRRLERRNRGDAGGFTQLICILAELAPHLLSDLVDLDDARWLMWEAPMNLLGGLAESLAAAGVATEADISGMLALRLNVASEKVPRRQLSGYLLGAGWAAWTVARLGGRLRLDHMFSMWTANSVVPQHLLWALAWFEQDAWMQPLMNEAFEALSRRDGPPESPGAAAAILTVCEALDREPPRYDSADSLASWGHALRAEPAWIRALLASARQGGPVHTALRQEWAPWGTQRLQASLRWRAHDWRSVPGEALSDLLRLTRDA from the coding sequence GTGGTCGGGGAGTACCGCGCGCTGCTGATCGGCGTGCACCAATACTGTGAGGACAGCGATTTCGGGCTGCTCAAAGGTCCGCCGAACGATCTGCGCGAAATGGACCGTGTGCTACGGGACCCGGTGAGCGGGCTCTTCACCGTCAAGGGCCGGCTGCTGAACCCGAAGACCGGAGACCTGCGCATCGGGGTGCAGAAGTTCCTCGACGGCGCGAGTCGCGATGACCACCTGCTCCTTTACTACAGCGGCCATGGAGAGACGAGCTCCAGGAAGAGGCAGTTGTGCCTCACCTCCGCTGAGAGCAGCAGGGCGACGCTGGACTCCTCGGGCCTGTCGTTCGACGAGTGCTACGAGTGGATCACCGACTCGCCAGCCAGGTCCGTCACGGTGATTCTGGACTGCTGCCGGTCCGGCGTCGCCGTCAAGAGCGGCGGACCTGACTTTGGCGAGGTCGAAGCACTGTTCTCCGGCGAGGAGGAGCCGCAGTCCAAGACGGTGAAGGTCCTCGCGGCCGGAACGGGCTATCAGACCACCGCCGATGCGGACAGCGACGACGGGACGAGCCCGTTCACAGCGCGGTTGATCGCGGCACTAACAGACTCCGCCCAGGCCGACGAACTGGGTTTGGTCTCCTTCGACAGTGTCGTTGCTGCGATGAAAGCCACCCAGAACGACTCGACTCCCCGCTTGCAGGCCTGGGGTACGCATCAGGATGGCGGCGGACCGTACTTGGCCCAGAGGGCCGGACACGCACGTCACGCCATGGAGCAGGCGGGGCTCAAGGAAATGGCCTTCTCCCGGCGGGGCGGCGCCGAGTATGACGGTCGTACCGTGCACGTAAGGGTCGCTCAAGTCGAGCGGATCGCGATGCAGCTCGCGGACCGTAGCCCGACGACCATGTTCGTCAGCGGCCCCCTGGGAACCGGGAAGACCTGGATTCTTTGTGACGTCATTGACCGGCTCACCGACGAGGATTGGGAGATCCGGACCTTCCTGCCGTCACGCGAGCCCGAGGACGCCCACAAGCTGCTCACCGCTCTCCGGACGTATGCCGCACAACTGCGCGCATCCACGGACAAGTTGTGCCTCGTGGTCATCGACGGCATCGAGTGGAGCGACATTTGGGCCGAGTTCGTTATTGGCCTGCAGGACCTGACGGAGCGCGACGACCTCGGCGTCGGAGTGCTGGCTTCGCTCGAGATCCAGCGCGGTCAAATTCAGCCCGATCACGAGCACAAGTCATGGCAGGTCAGCGGTGACAGGCTAGTCCAACCGGTCGTGGCGCGCAGCGCCACCGAGTTCATCGCCGAGGTTCTGTCGGCCGCTTGGAACCCGCACGTCGCCGATTGGAGCGCCGACCGGCTGAACCGAGCCCGGAACTCTCTCCAGGAGCTGATCGGTACGGACCTGTGGGCCGCCACCAGGCTGGGCCCGCTGTGGCATGCCTCCGATGCAGAGGAGCAGGTGATCCGGGCGGTGTGGGAAGAGCGCCTGGGACCCGTAAGTCCGGCGCAGAGCGCGGCGTTGCGCAAGGTGGCGGCGTTGGGCAGGTTCAACCTCTGGTGCCCGCTGGCGGACGCGCTGAACGCCGGCGACGCGCTGGTCCGGCTTGGCCCCGAGTTCAGTGAGAGAAACGAAGCGGTGCGGCTGAACAGCGGTTTCCTCTGCCGCGCGATCCTCGCCCGGCGCGAGAGCGGTGGCCGGGTGTCGTACTCCTACGAGCGGCGAGCCGCCGACCCGGTGGCTCGGCAGGTCATCACTCAGCACCTGAGTGCCATGCTCCTCGCCTCTCACCGACAGAAGGACGTGATCACCACCCTGAGCCGGCTGCGCTACGACCGGCGAGTGTTTACCGACGTGGTGCGGAAGCTCAGCCAGGGGTCGGCGAGACGGCCGAGTGCCTGGGACACGTGGGCGGAGGGCTGGGAGGACCTGGCACCCGTCGTGCACATCCTCTCGTACCTGCGCACGGCTCTGCCGCCGGCCCAGGCCGGCGAGTTGGGCGACCGGCTCTGCCAGCACGTCGTGGACCAGGCGCACGACGACCTCCCACTACCCGTAGTGGTCGCGGCGCTGGAACTGCTGCGAGATATCAACCGAGGCCGACGTCGGCCCGCGGCATTCACCGAGGCCCGGGACCGCCTGACGGACATCGCGGAGCGGCAGCTCGCCGAACACCGATGGCCAGCGGCCCTCCGGCGAAGGCTCTTGCGCCTTCTCCGGCAGATGAAGTGGTTGACCGAAGAGAACATTGAGCGCGTTGGACCGCTGTTGCTGCGCCCCGCCAGCCCGTCCGTGCCGGAGGACCTCAAGATTGTTTTCGACTTCGTCAGGACGGTCTCACGGGGACGGACCACCGACGCCCTGCGAGCCGCTCTGGCCACTTGGGACGTGGTGACCGAAGACCTTGTACGCGCACCGGAGGAGGGCAACAAGCCGAGCGGACCGGAGCGGCTGGCGGTACGAGGGATCCTTGCGCGCTACGTCTACGACGACGAGTTCGCCGACGACCTCCTTCGGCAACTCATGGTTGCACTGCGCAAGGCGACCGCGTGGCAACTCAACGAGACACTCGTGGCCAGCGCCCGGTTGGACAAGCGCTTCGCCGCGGACATCGTTGGACGACTCGACGTCGACACGTGGTCTACGGGCGTCTACAGGAACGCTCCGCCCATCGCGGTGGCCAAGTTGCTGAGTACTCTCGGCAATATCAGAGCCGACATCGCGGTACGGACGCTGTACCGGGCGGACGGCACCGCAGACACGGCGCTGGCGGACGAGCTGGCCGCCCCCATGCGTGACGACGGCGACGCGGTGAGCGCGAGCATGCTGTTGAAAGCGGCAGTCAGGTGCGAGGAGCAGCGCGGACTTCTCGAGGGCGGGTTCGCCCAATACCTCAGCCACGCGCTCGGCGCGGACTTCCTGGCCGATACCTTGGCGCACAACACCCGGCTGACGATCGTCAATCATCTGGTAGAAGGCTACGCAAAAGCCCGAACGCCCCTTATTGAGTCAGTTCGAGACGAGGCCCTCTGCGTTGTAGAGGACCAGATCGAGCACTCTGGTTCGGAGGTCGGTCCGCGGCTTGCCCTGATCCTGTCGGATGAGGACGCGCTCGGGCAGTCGTTCGTCACGGAACTGATCACCCGTGGGGTGATCCGCCGCTCGACGATTCTGGCCAGAATGCTTCACATCCACAATCCCGGCGCGCTCGCCGCGTTCCATGAACTCGGCGTGGCGCTGTTCCCCGGGATCGAGACGGACTTTGTCAACGGAGTCGAGGCATCCGGACATTCCTGGACCCAGACGCGGATGTTCGACAACCTCGCGGACGAGGGCAACGTCATCCTCGCGCTTCGCGCCGCACGGTCGGTCGCTGCGACGCTCGTGCTGAGTGGCCGTCATGACGCGGGCGGTGTCATCCTCGACGCCTATCAGCGCGCCTATCAGACCGGGCACCCCGGGCAAGAGTGGTCACGCCGCGTGCTCGAAGCCGACGACATCGAACTCGCCGAAGGGATCCGCCTCCTACGCTCGCTGCGTGCTGCCGACGCTCGGCGGGTCACCGAGGAGAACTTGTTCCGCCTGTCGCAGGCCGTGCGACGCAGCTCCCCGAGAGTTCTCGCCGATCTGCTTGCCGCCGTCGCCGAAGTGTCGTCAGAGGCGGGTGAACGGCTTCTCGCGATGTGTCAGGAGGCGGAGCTGCTCAACGACGCGTTCGATGATCTCATCGTGGATGGTGACCTGTTCTCCCAGGCAGCGTCGCTGTACGGTCTGACAACCGTCGAGGACCGTCTGTACACGCGGGTGGTGCCAACCGAGATGGCCGAGCGGTTCCACCAGGACTGGACGCTCCAGATCCAGGTGATCAACAATCCCGGGCTCGTCCAGACTCTGATGCGGGTTGCCGGTAACTCCGGACCTGGTGCCGCGCTGTCTGTGGTGCGTGTTGTCAACATCGGTTCCCTCCGGCGACGCCTGGAGCGACGCAACAGGGGGGACGCTGGAGGTTTCACACAACTCATATGCATTTTGGCAGAACTGGCCCCGCACCTGCTCTCCGATCTCGTCGACCTCGACGACGCACGGTGGCTGATGTGGGAGGCGCCGATGAATCTCCTGGGAGGGTTGGCGGAGTCTCTAGCCGCTGCGGGAGTGGCGACCGAGGCTGACATTTCGGGCATGTTGGCATTGCGGCTGAACGTCGCCTCGGAGAAGGTTCCGAGGCGACAACTCAGTGGGTACTTGCTCGGGGCCGGCTGGGCGGCGTGGACCGTGGCCAGACTCGGCGGGCGACTGCGGCTGGACCATATGTTCAGTATGTGGACGGCGAACTCGGTGGTTCCGCAGCACCTGCTGTGGGCGCTGGCGTGGTTCGAACAGGATGCGTGGATGCAGCCGTTGATGAACGAGGCCTTCGAGGCATTGTCTCGGCGGGACGGGCCGCCGGAGTCGCCTGGGGCGGCGGCCGCGATCCTCACGGTGTGCGAGGCGCTGGACCGGGAACCTCCGCGGTACGACAGCGCGGACTCGCTGGCGTCCTGGGGGCACGCCCTGCGTGCCGAGCCTGCCTGGATCCGTGCTCTCCTCGCTTCCGCCCGGCAAGGCGGGCCAGTGCACACTGCCTTGCGGCAGGAATGGGCGCCATGGGGAACGCAACGGCTCCAGGCGAGTCTCCGGTGGCGGGCGCACGACTGGCGCAGCGTGCCGGGGGAGGCGCTGTCCGATCTGCTGCGGCTCACTCGCGATGCGTAG